A stretch of the Thiomicrorhabdus indica genome encodes the following:
- a CDS encoding YciI family protein produces MLYSIFAYDVKNSLPLRMKAREAHIARLKGLESENRLIIAGPNPAIDSNEPGDAGFTGSLIVAEFASLEEAQAWASADPYIEAGVYQKVDVKPFKKVLPST; encoded by the coding sequence ATGCTTTACTCAATTTTTGCCTATGATGTTAAAAACAGCCTACCGCTTCGTATGAAAGCGCGTGAAGCTCATATTGCTCGCCTAAAAGGCTTGGAATCCGAAAATCGTCTAATCATCGCAGGCCCAAATCCTGCGATTGATAGTAATGAACCTGGTGATGCAGGTTTTACTGGTAGCTTGATTGTGGCTGAATTTGCTTCGCTTGAGGAAGCTCAAGCTTGGGCTTCTGCTGATCCATACATTGAAGCCGGTGTTTATCAGAAGGTCGATGTTAAACCCTTTAAAAAAGTGCTTCCAAGTACTTAA
- the lexA gene encoding transcriptional repressor LexA, whose product MTNSNVSYLIPKSRLHISAADPIEVLDEELINIPLLGWTAAGQPIELHSDYDSVQVPANMVKKETFALRVKGNSMINENIEDGDIVIIERKASAENGESVVVRVNDNQVTMKRLYIEKGQIRLQPANDEMEPIIITDEQIEIIGIVKGVLKVPK is encoded by the coding sequence ATGACCAACTCGAACGTCAGTTATCTCATTCCTAAAAGCCGTCTACATATCTCGGCGGCTGATCCCATTGAAGTACTTGACGAGGAACTTATCAATATTCCTCTGCTTGGCTGGACGGCTGCGGGGCAACCCATTGAGCTGCATAGTGATTATGATTCGGTTCAAGTGCCTGCCAATATGGTCAAAAAAGAAACCTTTGCTCTAAGAGTCAAAGGAAATTCAATGATTAATGAAAACATTGAAGATGGCGATATTGTCATTATTGAACGGAAAGCGTCTGCCGAAAATGGCGAATCGGTTGTGGTTCGAGTCAACGACAACCAAGTCACTATGAAACGCCTTTATATTGAAAAAGGCCAAATTCGTTTACAGCCCGCAAATGATGAAATGGAACCAATTATTATTACCGATGAACAGATCGAAATTATTGGTATCGTCAAAGGCGTTCTAAAAGTCCCAAAATAA
- a CDS encoding asparaginase domain-containing protein has protein sequence MSKLLATLQTPSPLSTSKTLVLVTGGTLDKDYIETSGELSFISTHLPEMLKQANLTLDLEIQTLMLKDSLEMDEADRNRISKAVLQAPYSQILVTHGTDTMAQSAQTIIEHLKVEKQPLKKTIVFTGAMRPFKLGKSDALFNLGSALTAVQLLPAGCFIAMNGRIHSADKVYKNLEKGIFESI, from the coding sequence ATGTCTAAACTTCTAGCTACACTTCAAACCCCAAGCCCTCTTTCAACATCCAAAACATTGGTACTCGTCACGGGCGGAACACTTGATAAAGACTACATTGAAACCTCAGGAGAATTGAGCTTTATTTCAACCCACTTACCTGAAATGCTCAAACAAGCAAACTTAACTTTAGACTTAGAAATACAAACGCTCATGTTGAAAGATAGCTTGGAAATGGATGAAGCGGATCGCAACCGAATTTCTAAAGCTGTGCTGCAAGCACCGTATTCCCAGATTCTAGTGACACACGGAACGGATACCATGGCGCAATCTGCGCAAACGATTATTGAACACTTAAAAGTGGAAAAACAGCCGCTAAAGAAAACCATTGTTTTCACAGGAGCGATGCGCCCTTTCAAACTTGGAAAATCGGACGCGTTATTTAACTTAGGCTCCGCATTAACGGCTGTGCAATTGCTACCGGCCGGTTGTTTTATTGCCATGAATGGGCGTATCCATTCAGCAGACAAGGTATACAAAAACCTTGAGAAGGGAATTTTTGAATCGATTTAA
- the yjgA gene encoding ribosome biogenesis factor YjgA: MVRPRNVGRVTEEKDIPNWEQEEFESRTDIKKAAQAVTDLGMQIADMTETEIHKLQLPQEFVDAVLMLKSMDKGPALKRQRMFVGKLLRQNEPLIIEIKAKLAEVEAKKKQQNAYFHQLEKWRDRLVDEGDAALSELLNLYPQIDRQQMRQWIRNAKKEQSQNKPPKSAREIFQYLKALEW, from the coding sequence ATGGTTAGACCACGTAATGTTGGTAGGGTGACGGAAGAAAAAGATATTCCTAATTGGGAGCAAGAAGAATTTGAGAGTCGAACCGATATTAAAAAAGCCGCACAAGCTGTAACGGATTTAGGTATGCAAATTGCCGACATGACTGAAACTGAAATTCATAAACTCCAATTACCACAAGAATTTGTCGATGCGGTGTTGATGTTAAAGTCAATGGATAAAGGACCAGCACTCAAACGTCAACGCATGTTTGTCGGTAAACTGCTTCGTCAAAATGAACCCTTAATTATTGAAATTAAAGCCAAACTTGCTGAAGTTGAAGCAAAGAAAAAGCAACAAAACGCCTATTTTCATCAATTGGAAAAATGGCGTGACCGTTTGGTAGACGAGGGAGATGCCGCTTTAAGTGAGCTGTTGAACCTTTATCCGCAAATTGACCGCCAACAAATGCGTCAATGGATTCGAAACGCGAAAAAAGAACAGTCACAAAATAAACCGCCAAAATCGGCACGTGAGATTTTTCAATATCTCAAGGCTTTGGAGTGGTAG
- the ligA gene encoding NAD-dependent DNA ligase LigA: MNHQNSAEFEQLNSIKSELARLNYAYYVLDAPIESDAYYDELYQKLKSIEEQFPEWVTADSPTQRIGGQPLEQFESVTHSKQMFSLENAFSNEDMQAFIKRIQERLEVSSDTLEFVAEPKMDGLAISIRYENGVLVQAATRGDGVTGEDVTHNIRTIRSIPLKLFTANSSKNNSRHESELEPPQVLEVRGEIFMSKTSFENLNKKQAELGQKTFANPRNAAAGTLRQLDSKIAAKRNLSLYLYGWGEISDDYQWPETYAEVLTQLKKWGLPTHPLADTLIGLDAIEDYYDRLQAQRNALPYEIDGIVYKLNKIKGQETLGFTSKAPRWAIARKFPAQEVWTELLGIDIQVGRTGALTPVARLKPVEVGGVVVSNATLHNLDEIQRKDTRVGDWVIVRRAGDVIPEVVGPVLAKRKSELAQFEMPEACPVCNSEVIKEEDKAVYRCSGGLFCPAQAKRALQHFVSRKAMDIQGLGNKLINQLNDRGLLKHPNDFYALTIEQLAELDRMAVKSATNVIQAIEASKETTLQRFLFSLGIPEVGEVTAKNLANHFKSLDKVMEASLEALIEVDDVGDIVAHHIETFFAQPHNQEVIQGLIHAGIHWPEITDKTETNAALAENPFFGKTVVITGTLETMGRSDAKAHFEALGAKVTGSVSKKTDYLLAGEKAGSKLSKAESLGVTVLSEQLFISQIEALN; encoded by the coding sequence ATGAACCATCAAAACTCAGCCGAATTTGAACAACTTAACTCTATTAAATCAGAATTAGCGCGACTTAATTACGCTTATTATGTTCTCGATGCTCCCATTGAGAGTGATGCCTATTATGATGAGCTTTATCAAAAATTAAAATCGATCGAGGAGCAGTTTCCAGAATGGGTAACTGCCGATTCTCCAACACAGCGAATAGGCGGTCAACCTTTAGAGCAGTTTGAAAGCGTTACTCATTCCAAGCAGATGTTTTCATTAGAAAATGCGTTTTCTAATGAAGATATGCAAGCGTTCATAAAGCGTATTCAAGAACGATTAGAGGTTTCCAGTGATACTTTAGAATTTGTTGCTGAACCTAAAATGGATGGTTTAGCTATTTCTATTCGCTATGAAAACGGTGTGTTAGTGCAAGCAGCAACGCGAGGTGATGGGGTAACAGGTGAAGATGTGACTCATAATATTCGCACCATTCGTTCAATTCCTTTGAAGTTATTTACTGCAAATTCCAGCAAAAATAATTCTAGACATGAAAGTGAACTTGAACCTCCTCAGGTTTTGGAAGTTCGTGGTGAAATTTTTATGTCGAAAACGTCTTTTGAAAACCTTAACAAGAAGCAAGCTGAACTTGGCCAAAAGACTTTTGCAAACCCGAGAAATGCAGCAGCAGGAACACTTCGTCAACTAGATTCTAAGATTGCAGCAAAACGAAATTTAAGTTTGTATTTATATGGTTGGGGTGAGATTTCTGATGATTATCAATGGCCGGAAACTTATGCTGAAGTCCTAACACAGTTAAAAAAATGGGGGCTGCCGACACACCCCCTTGCTGATACGCTTATTGGTCTGGATGCAATTGAGGATTACTATGACCGTCTTCAAGCACAGCGTAATGCATTACCTTACGAAATTGATGGTATTGTTTACAAGCTCAATAAAATTAAAGGTCAAGAGACCCTTGGGTTTACCTCAAAAGCACCTAGATGGGCAATTGCTAGAAAATTCCCGGCTCAGGAGGTTTGGACTGAATTACTGGGTATAGATATCCAAGTCGGACGAACGGGTGCTTTAACCCCAGTTGCTCGTCTTAAGCCAGTTGAAGTGGGAGGGGTTGTCGTCTCCAATGCCACTTTACATAACCTTGATGAAATACAGCGTAAGGATACCCGAGTTGGAGATTGGGTAATTGTTCGTCGTGCTGGAGATGTTATTCCTGAAGTAGTGGGGCCTGTTTTAGCGAAGCGTAAATCGGAGCTCGCTCAATTTGAAATGCCAGAAGCTTGTCCAGTTTGCAACTCTGAGGTTATTAAAGAAGAGGATAAAGCGGTATATCGTTGCTCAGGCGGACTGTTTTGTCCAGCTCAAGCGAAAAGGGCTTTGCAGCATTTCGTATCTCGCAAAGCTATGGATATTCAGGGATTAGGTAATAAGCTAATTAACCAATTGAACGATCGTGGTTTATTGAAGCATCCAAATGATTTCTATGCATTGACGATTGAACAACTTGCAGAGCTGGATCGAATGGCAGTGAAATCCGCAACAAATGTTATACAAGCCATAGAAGCTTCAAAAGAGACGACACTGCAGCGATTTTTATTTTCATTGGGAATTCCTGAAGTCGGTGAAGTGACGGCTAAGAATTTAGCGAACCACTTTAAGTCGCTTGATAAAGTGATGGAAGCTTCACTTGAAGCTCTCATTGAAGTGGATGATGTGGGCGACATTGTTGCGCATCATATTGAGACATTTTTTGCTCAACCACATAATCAGGAAGTGATTCAAGGCTTAATTCATGCAGGGATTCACTGGCCGGAGATTACGGATAAAACAGAGACAAATGCTGCTTTGGCTGAGAACCCCTTTTTCGGGAAAACCGTTGTGATTACTGGTACTTTAGAAACCATGGGAAGAAGTGATGCCAAAGCACATTTTGAAGCGCTTGGCGCTAAAGTAACAGGCAGTGTTTCTAAAAAAACCGATTACCTACTTGCCGGAGAGAAGGCTGGATCGAAATTATCTAAAGCTGAATCTCTAGGGGTAACGGTGTTAAGTGAACAGTTGTTCATATCACAAATTGAAGCATTAAATTAA
- a CDS encoding cell division protein ZipA C-terminal FtsZ-binding domain-containing protein, with the protein MNELGIVLVLLFALILIFIVFNRGLKSFFSPPVSSSENPQASSSLNQENSLAVSPKTSVATDAVEDEHPDQTAFAFEFNQQSDIKSKASSTEPKQKTPEHPSEISETPSDENTGAKLKISDAPNEHGGKHFVLEVDDPAMTGELDETKFPPMYEMPKFGRPDEFAKQNSANYQEEIKQPIESAPDPKAFVLVIKSSQNIYPMERVHQIMRALGAKLNDKNLYTYATKAVQGDGYVTIANLIEPGIFPTENIENINTPGVVLILELPTFVTAASAMHDMIMLARKLVGHFQGHILNDKFEKIKESDLQSMREQSLEYDSKRIVS; encoded by the coding sequence ATGAACGAATTAGGCATTGTTTTAGTCCTTCTTTTTGCACTGATCTTAATTTTTATCGTTTTTAACCGTGGGTTAAAAAGTTTTTTTAGTCCTCCCGTCAGCTCATCAGAGAATCCTCAGGCTTCTTCATCACTAAATCAAGAAAATTCTCTCGCTGTAAGCCCTAAAACGTCGGTTGCGACGGATGCCGTTGAAGATGAACATCCTGATCAAACAGCATTTGCATTTGAATTCAATCAGCAAAGTGATATTAAATCGAAAGCAAGCTCAACAGAGCCAAAACAAAAAACGCCGGAACACCCATCAGAAATATCAGAAACTCCCAGTGATGAAAACACAGGCGCTAAGTTGAAAATTAGCGATGCCCCAAATGAACATGGCGGCAAGCATTTTGTACTAGAAGTAGACGATCCAGCTATGACAGGCGAGTTGGACGAGACTAAATTTCCTCCGATGTATGAAATGCCTAAATTCGGTCGTCCAGATGAATTTGCGAAACAAAATTCGGCGAACTATCAGGAAGAAATTAAACAACCTATTGAAAGTGCGCCAGATCCCAAAGCGTTTGTCTTGGTGATAAAATCCTCACAAAATATTTATCCGATGGAGCGTGTTCACCAGATTATGCGTGCGCTAGGGGCTAAGTTAAATGACAAAAACTTATACACCTATGCGACGAAAGCGGTTCAAGGAGATGGTTATGTGACTATTGCAAACCTAATTGAACCTGGAATCTTTCCAACTGAAAATATTGAAAACATCAATACACCAGGTGTAGTACTTATTCTTGAACTTCCAACCTTTGTGACGGCCGCTTCTGCAATGCATGACATGATTATGCTTGCTCGGAAATTAGTCGGACATTTTCAAGGTCATATTCTTAATGATAAGTTCGAAAAAATAAAAGAATCGGATTTACAATCCATGCGTGAACAGTCTTTGGAATACGATTCAAAGCGAATAGTTTCATAG
- a CDS encoding HopJ type III effector protein yields the protein MNITDLIQMAKNKPVAFQSSMQVIDDNYEFTETEFKNGETLNQSGTNNGSCKLFAFAQLHGLDEQSTLNLFGDFYTKDVLENPNGDDHQNIRNFMKFGWEGIEFSGVALVQK from the coding sequence ATGAACATTACCGACCTAATTCAAATGGCAAAAAACAAACCCGTTGCATTTCAATCAAGTATGCAAGTCATTGACGACAACTATGAATTTACAGAAACAGAATTCAAAAATGGTGAAACGTTAAATCAGTCTGGGACGAACAATGGTTCTTGTAAGCTATTTGCATTTGCACAGCTTCATGGTTTAGATGAACAATCTACGTTGAACTTATTTGGTGACTTTTATACAAAAGATGTATTGGAAAATCCGAACGGTGATGACCATCAGAATATTCGTAATTTCATGAAATTTGGTTGGGAAGGAATCGAGTTTTCAGGTGTAGCACTCGTGCAGAAATAA
- a CDS encoding HAD family hydrolase, with protein MELKALLFDVDGTLADTEKDGHRPAFNMAFEAAGLDWNWDESLYGELLAVTGGKERIKYYLEKFNTQFVKPDNFDEFVKGLHASKTEFYKQLMAEGKIPLRPGVERLINEARQKEMRMAIVTTTTPANVTALLTNTLGADSESWFEVVAAGDIVPAKKPAPDIYFWAMEQMNLQPEECMAFEDSSNGIQSSIAANLKTIITINGYTKDDDFSQADLVLDQMGEPGQAFQVLQGEGFGHHYLDLALIAKIHKGFHQ; from the coding sequence ATGGAACTAAAAGCTCTGCTATTTGATGTAGATGGCACGCTCGCTGATACAGAAAAAGACGGTCATCGACCGGCATTTAATATGGCCTTTGAAGCAGCTGGGCTTGACTGGAACTGGGATGAATCTCTGTATGGCGAGTTGTTGGCTGTGACCGGTGGAAAGGAACGCATTAAATATTATTTGGAAAAGTTTAATACACAATTCGTAAAACCAGATAATTTCGATGAGTTTGTTAAAGGTCTGCACGCTTCGAAAACAGAATTTTACAAACAACTTATGGCAGAAGGAAAAATTCCTCTTAGACCGGGTGTTGAACGATTAATCAATGAAGCACGTCAAAAAGAAATGCGAATGGCGATTGTAACCACTACCACGCCGGCAAACGTGACCGCATTGTTAACAAACACTTTGGGTGCAGACTCTGAAAGCTGGTTTGAAGTAGTAGCCGCGGGTGATATTGTTCCTGCAAAAAAACCAGCTCCTGATATTTACTTTTGGGCAATGGAACAGATGAACCTGCAACCAGAAGAATGTATGGCTTTTGAAGATTCGTCTAACGGAATTCAATCTTCAATCGCTGCGAATTTAAAAACCATTATCACGATTAACGGTTACACCAAAGATGATGATTTTAGTCAGGCAGATTTGGTTTTGGATCAAATGGGTGAACCAGGACAGGCGTTTCAAGTTTTACAAGGAGAAGGATTCGGACACCATTATCTGGACCTAGCGTTGATAGCCAAAATCCACAAAGGATTTCATCAATAA
- the dksA gene encoding RNA polymerase-binding protein DksA, translating to MENNSDFIENYPAYSPEKNEEYMSDRMLEHFRQKLVAWKSQLIEEASSTISHLQKDSSTPADPNDRASMEEDFALELRTRDRERKLISKIDKSLRDIENGEYGYCKMSGEEIGLARMEARPTATLTVAMKRKQELREKQGVA from the coding sequence ATGGAAAACAACAGCGATTTTATTGAAAACTATCCAGCTTACAGCCCTGAAAAAAATGAAGAGTATATGAGTGATCGCATGCTAGAACATTTTCGTCAAAAATTGGTAGCATGGAAAAGTCAGTTGATTGAAGAAGCGTCATCAACGATTTCTCATTTACAAAAAGATTCGAGTACTCCAGCTGATCCAAATGATCGCGCTTCAATGGAAGAAGATTTTGCACTAGAGTTACGTACTCGTGACCGTGAGCGTAAGTTAATTTCAAAAATTGATAAGTCTTTACGTGACATCGAAAATGGTGAATATGGTTATTGTAAAATGAGCGGTGAAGAAATTGGTTTAGCGCGAATGGAAGCTCGCCCTACAGCGACATTAACGGTTGCGATGAAACGCAAACAAGAACTTCGCGAAAAACAAGGTGTCGCATAA
- a CDS encoding AAA family ATPase, translated as MPKIEKSSQYFDQIVDQLSNPDFYPHPVKLITKIETHISIVFLTGDYAYKLKKPVNFGFLDFTQIPQRLKFCEKELKLNQRTAKELYLEVIPLYLNEGQISLKPNSNNSVIDCILKMRQFDPNNVLSHYLQKHNLQRSQISALAHQIADLHMNSTVVDMTSEFGEPEIALKPMMDNFPSLKRFISTLTNSEQALLTLEKLHHTTLEQFDSVKPLLTNRKKNGFIRNCHGDLHLDNITLVNDSPVLFDAIEFNDYFSHIDTISDMAFLLIDLDFRQRSALSYLILSDYLHFTQDYSSLKVLNFYKVYRAMVRAKISALQAEQNEIDSTKYNELTVKTLRYLALANQLQSNQTQPKIILIQGISGAGKSVLAEKLIQYIDAIIISSDRTRKALFKIEPTTRVDEELRSELYSQNMNQKTYNALLNNTHLAIQSGFNVIVDATFLRKSHREKFYELAKQINVESYLFSIEVDEKLASESIESRHKTNDDPSDAGTMVMHQQMKVFEKPMHTEIQTQNVLALDAKKLRHELPVSRIKKFLKLPI; from the coding sequence ATGCCTAAAATCGAAAAGTCATCGCAATACTTTGATCAAATTGTTGATCAACTCTCAAACCCTGATTTCTACCCTCACCCTGTCAAACTTATCACCAAGATTGAAACTCATATTTCTATTGTTTTCTTGACAGGAGATTATGCTTACAAATTAAAAAAGCCCGTCAACTTTGGTTTTTTAGACTTTACCCAAATTCCCCAGCGGTTGAAATTCTGTGAGAAAGAGCTAAAACTCAACCAAAGAACCGCCAAAGAGTTGTATCTTGAGGTAATCCCTCTTTATCTGAATGAAGGACAAATTTCACTCAAACCGAACAGTAATAATTCTGTTATTGACTGCATACTAAAAATGCGCCAATTTGATCCTAATAATGTCTTAAGCCATTATCTTCAAAAGCATAATCTTCAGCGATCTCAAATCAGTGCCTTAGCGCATCAAATTGCAGACTTACATATGAATTCAACTGTGGTTGATATGACGAGTGAGTTTGGTGAGCCTGAAATTGCTCTAAAACCAATGATGGATAACTTTCCTTCTCTTAAACGTTTTATAAGCACCCTAACGAATTCAGAACAAGCTTTGCTTACTCTGGAAAAGCTCCATCACACGACATTAGAACAGTTTGATTCAGTCAAACCACTTCTGACAAATCGCAAGAAAAATGGATTTATCCGTAACTGCCATGGTGATTTGCACCTGGATAATATTACGTTGGTCAACGATTCTCCAGTTCTCTTTGATGCAATTGAATTTAACGACTATTTCAGTCATATCGATACTATCAGCGATATGGCATTTTTGCTGATTGATTTGGATTTTCGCCAGCGATCAGCGCTTTCTTACCTCATTCTTTCAGATTACTTACATTTCACTCAAGATTATTCATCACTCAAAGTTCTGAATTTTTATAAAGTTTACAGAGCGATGGTTCGTGCCAAAATTTCTGCTTTGCAAGCAGAACAAAATGAAATAGATTCCACAAAATACAATGAGCTGACAGTTAAAACATTACGCTATTTAGCTTTAGCAAACCAGCTGCAATCCAATCAAACACAGCCAAAAATAATCCTTATCCAAGGTATTTCTGGCGCTGGAAAAAGTGTATTAGCAGAAAAACTAATCCAATACATAGATGCGATTATCATTAGCTCAGATAGAACACGAAAAGCACTGTTTAAAATTGAGCCCACCACACGTGTAGATGAAGAACTTCGAAGTGAGTTATATTCTCAAAACATGAACCAGAAAACCTATAACGCCCTCTTGAACAATACTCATTTAGCGATTCAGTCTGGATTTAATGTAATTGTCGATGCGACTTTTTTGAGGAAGTCTCATCGTGAAAAATTCTATGAACTTGCGAAACAGATAAACGTAGAAAGTTATCTATTCTCAATTGAGGTAGATGAAAAACTTGCATCTGAATCAATTGAAAGTCGCCATAAAACAAATGACGACCCTTCTGATGCAGGCACAATGGTCATGCATCAACAAATGAAAGTTTTTGAAAAACCTATGCATACTGAAATACAGACTCAAAATGTTTTAGCTTTAGATGCAAAGAAGCTTCGGCACGAACTTCCTGTTTCGCGCATAAAGAAATTTTTGAAGTTGCCGATATAG
- a CDS encoding YqiA/YcfP family alpha/beta fold hydrolase, with the protein MKINHEKCITKPTQILYIHGFLSSEKSVKAMELANYFQQCNDVCFTAYTYPQREVNQSLVFIENWVCNARKKGSVVLIGSSLGGFYAQYFGQQYQLPYCMINPALNPDLFYEHIGSYTNSHTGESINVSDSYIEELLKLTPENLKHNSSILLLMDQEDEVIDVDYAIQCYRPVKRTESLKVKVFSGGNHDFQHLKESFSLINDWLNSCQNA; encoded by the coding sequence ATGAAAATTAATCATGAAAAGTGCATAACCAAGCCTACACAAATTCTATATATCCATGGATTCTTAAGTTCAGAAAAGAGTGTAAAAGCCATGGAGCTAGCTAATTATTTTCAGCAATGTAACGATGTTTGTTTCACAGCTTATACTTACCCTCAAAGAGAGGTAAATCAGTCCTTGGTGTTTATTGAAAATTGGGTTTGTAATGCAAGAAAAAAAGGAAGTGTTGTTTTAATAGGATCTTCTCTAGGTGGATTTTATGCGCAATATTTTGGTCAACAGTACCAATTGCCATACTGCATGATTAATCCAGCATTGAATCCTGATTTATTTTATGAACATATCGGCAGTTATACGAATTCGCATACTGGTGAAAGTATTAATGTGTCAGATTCTTATATCGAGGAGTTACTGAAACTAACGCCAGAAAATTTAAAACACAATTCTTCAATTCTTCTATTAATGGATCAGGAGGATGAAGTCATTGATGTGGATTATGCAATCCAATGTTACCGGCCGGTAAAAAGAACAGAGAGCTTAAAGGTAAAAGTTTTTTCAGGTGGGAATCACGACTTCCAGCATTTGAAGGAGTCTTTTTCCTTAATAAATGATTGGTTAAATAGCTGTCAAAATGCCTAA
- a CDS encoding single-stranded-DNA-specific exonuclease RecJ produces MKTPPQPKILLRNTNSSVFEKAKSLGLTDLQAKLVANRINQTEDLEYIVFPKLKNLQNPNQLYGAKKAAGIIADAIQSDGLIVLATDYDTDGVTSAWVARTALIEHFDVPESRIQQIIGERKSGYGITEEVVERILELQQSVSLVISADQGSSDEARIARLKSHGIQVCVTDHHQIPLEGVPESAVCTVNPQQPECDYDKTVAGCFVIFLVMTQVRQELIQRNVLSANSPTLKNLLMNVALGTVADSVSLQSPNNRAVVLAGLQQINQLNSPAWQAMRQLNNNNHQDFDAEFLGFQVATRINAASRVSDVTTAYRFLTAKSLEEAQYYLQQLDTDNLNRREQQNSMLLQASEIADNLYQPGRYSLAIKMQGNAGIQGIIASRIGEKYGIPTVAMTELEDGYLAGSGRGIVPNIDLREAFQSIENNRPGIFKSMGGHAGAAGCMIQQIDFEIFQEEFEAAIQKQIGEEPPYPFVETDGELQPWQLTPQLIDEINALQPFGRAWPSPCFAGKFAIDAVRVIGKTRTHLSFKLVSEHQQHINAVYFNALNDASEEIPFAVGDQIKIAFQPSLNHFMNQTTLQLRILTAQLM; encoded by the coding sequence ATGAAAACGCCTCCGCAGCCAAAAATCCTCCTTAGAAATACAAATTCATCCGTGTTTGAAAAAGCAAAAAGTTTAGGTTTAACCGATCTGCAAGCCAAGCTTGTCGCAAATCGAATAAACCAAACAGAAGATCTTGAATACATTGTTTTTCCAAAACTTAAAAACCTGCAAAACCCAAATCAACTTTACGGTGCAAAAAAAGCGGCCGGCATTATTGCAGACGCAATTCAATCAGATGGTTTAATCGTTTTAGCGACTGATTATGACACCGATGGCGTTACCTCTGCTTGGGTCGCTAGAACCGCTTTGATTGAACATTTTGATGTGCCTGAATCCAGGATTCAACAAATTATTGGCGAACGTAAATCTGGTTACGGAATTACCGAGGAAGTGGTAGAAAGAATTCTAGAACTTCAACAATCGGTCTCGCTTGTAATTTCAGCCGATCAAGGTTCAAGCGATGAAGCCAGAATTGCTCGTCTGAAATCTCATGGTATTCAGGTGTGTGTGACAGATCATCACCAAATTCCACTGGAAGGTGTTCCCGAAAGCGCAGTTTGTACAGTTAATCCTCAGCAACCTGAGTGTGATTATGACAAAACCGTTGCGGGCTGTTTTGTAATTTTTCTCGTCATGACTCAGGTTAGACAAGAATTAATTCAACGAAATGTGCTTTCTGCAAATTCTCCTACATTAAAAAACCTATTAATGAACGTTGCTTTGGGTACTGTCGCAGACAGCGTCAGTCTACAAAGTCCTAATAATCGAGCAGTTGTTTTAGCTGGGCTACAACAAATTAATCAACTTAACTCGCCAGCATGGCAAGCAATGCGACAGCTAAACAATAATAACCATCAAGATTTTGATGCTGAATTTCTAGGCTTTCAAGTCGCAACCCGTATTAATGCCGCTAGCCGAGTCAGTGATGTAACCACCGCTTATCGCTTTTTGACAGCAAAAAGCTTAGAAGAAGCGCAGTATTACCTGCAACAACTCGACACCGATAATTTAAACCGCCGTGAACAGCAAAACTCGATGCTTCTGCAAGCATCAGAAATTGCCGACAACCTATATCAACCCGGCCGGTATAGTTTGGCGATTAAAATGCAGGGCAACGCTGGTATTCAAGGGATTATTGCTTCACGTATAGGTGAAAAATATGGAATACCGACGGTGGCTATGACGGAATTAGAGGATGGGTATCTTGCAGGAAGTGGACGTGGAATTGTCCCAAATATCGATTTACGAGAAGCGTTTCAATCAATTGAAAATAACCGGCCGGGTATCTTTAAATCGATGGGCGGTCATGCTGGTGCAGCCGGTTGCATGATACAACAAATAGATTTTGAAATATTTCAAGAAGAGTTTGAAGCAGCCATTCAAAAGCAGATTGGTGAAGAACCGCCCTATCCTTTTGTTGAGACAGATGGGGAACTTCAACCTTGGCAATTAACCCCACAATTAATCGACGAGATTAATGCACTACAACCCTTTGGTCGTGCATGGCCTAGTCCCTGTTTTGCAGGTAAGTTTGCCATAGATGCTGTTAGAGTCATTGGCAAAACTAGAACCCATTTGTCATTTAAGCTGGTATCCGAACATCAACAACACATTAATGCTGTTTATTTCAATGCATTAAACGATGCATCTGAGGAAATACCCTTCGCCGTTGGCGATCAAATTAAAATTGCATTTCAACCCAGCTTGAATCATTTTATGAATCAAACAACATTACAACTGCGAATTTTGACTGCGCAGTTAATGTAA